A region from the Clostridia bacterium genome encodes:
- a CDS encoding DUF4160 domain-containing protein codes for MPVLSRFYGIIIRMYFQQAEHNPPHIHALYGDNMAAIDIQTGEILEGNLPPKALSMVREWTNAQKHELLRIWETQEFKALPPLE; via the coding sequence ATGCCGGTATTATCGAGATTTTACGGAATTATCATTCGGATGTATTTTCAACAGGCGGAGCATAATCCGCCCCATATTCACGCGCTATACGGCGACAATATGGCGGCCATCGACATTCAAACGGGCGAGATATTAGAGGGTAACCTTCCGCCCAAGGCGCTCTCGATGGTGCGTGAATGGACGAATGCGCAAAAGCACGAATTGTTGCGCATTTGGGAAACGCAAGAGTTCAAGGCATTGCCCCCGCTCGAATAA
- a CDS encoding DUF2442 domain-containing protein, translated as MFHKLKDVTAIADYRLCVQFAEGVTKIYDVKPLLDKWPTFKALVTTPHLFYDVKVDVGGFGIVWNDDLDLSCDELFANGVTIQTPFDGLLAFTDATQLWGLNESTLRKAIAYGKLVNGVDACKYGKQWVVSIKAMEREYGAPKVG; from the coding sequence ATGTTTCACAAATTGAAAGACGTGACTGCGATAGCCGATTATCGCCTGTGCGTGCAGTTCGCCGAAGGCGTGACCAAAATCTACGACGTCAAGCCGTTGCTTGACAAGTGGCCGACGTTCAAGGCACTCGTGACTACGCCGCACCTGTTTTATGACGTAAAGGTAGACGTGGGTGGGTTCGGCATCGTCTGGAACGACGACCTCGATTTGTCCTGCGACGAATTGTTCGCCAACGGCGTAACGATACAAACGCCCTTCGACGGGCTGTTGGCGTTCACCGACGCCACCCAATTGTGGGGGCTTAACGAAAGCACCTTGCGCAAAGCAATCGCCTATGGCAAACTCGTCAACGGCGTGGACGCCTGCAAGTACGGCAAGCAATGGGTGGTGTCCATCAAAGCGATGGAACGCGAGTACGGGGCGCCAAAAGTGGGATAA